From the genome of Arthrobacter sp. ERGS1:01:
CACCCGGGTGCCGCCGTCGGCCGCGGACACCGCGCCCGAATCACCCGGTGACGAAGGCACGTCGTCCGACGCGGACGGCAACGGTCGGGAGAAGACCGAACCCTAAGCGTTCAGGAACGGGCCGTTAACAAGCGGCCGCGCGCACGGCAAAGGCGGCTCCGGATTTTCCCGGGGCCGCCTTTTGCGTACCCGCGTCAGCCACTTAGCTGCGGGGCGTCGGCCCTGGCTCAGGTGGCGATGGCGCCGGTTGCTGCCCAGCTGGCAAGCAACTGCAGCCGTTCCGCGCTGGGCGATCCCGGCTCCGCTGTGTAGATCATGAAGACAAGGCCGGGGTCCGCGGTGATGGCGAGTTCTTCGTACGCCAGGGTGAGTTCGCCGACGACGGGATGGTTGAACCGTTTTGTGCCGGTGCCATGGCGGCGAACGTCGTGCGCACCCCAGAGCTTTCGAAAGGTGTCGCTGCGGGTGGAGAGTTCGCCCACGAGGTCCTGGAGGCCCTTGTCGTTGGGGTCGCGCCCGGCCTCGGCCCGCATGATGGCCACGCACATCCCCGCGAACAGCTCCCAGTCCGGGTAGAAGTCCCGGGACGCGGGGTCAAGGAACTGGAAGCGGGCGAGGTTGGGGGTCCGCCCGCTGTCGCCGATGACCGGTGAATAGAACGCGCGGCCCAGCTCGTTAGTGGCGAGCAGGTTCTGCTGGTGGTCACGGACAAAAGCGATGCCATTCGTGATGGTGTCCAGCGCCCACTGCAGGCTTGGGCGGTTCACGGCGTTCTTGCTGGCACGGCGGCGCTGCCGTCCCGAGAACGGGGCACCGTCGGCGGCACGGGCCAGGTCGTAAAGGTGGGTCCGCTCGGTGTCGGTGAGTTGGAGTGCGCGGGCGATCGCGTCGAGGACCGACGACGACGCTCCGGCGATCGCGCCCCGTTCAAGCTTGGCGTAGTACTCGACGCTGACGCCGGCAAGGACCGCCACCTCGATGCGGCGCAGCCCTGCCACCCGCCGGTTCGAGCCTGGGGGAAGCCCGGCCATCTCCGGGGTCACTTTTGCGCGCCGGGACATCAGGAATGCGCGCACTTCGGATTGGGTGTTCATGCCAATGACACTACCTCGCGCCGATTCCCGGTGGGGTTCCCTGCTGGTACACCCCTTGACAGGGACTCCCGCTGCCAAAGCTTCGAGGATTTACTGAATTGACCACCCATCAGCCGATGAAGGAGCGCCCCGCGTCCCGCGCCGTCGAGGTGCCCTCCACCTTCCACCACCCGCATTCCCCGACACGAGATGAGCCCCATGGAAACTGTCACCCACGCACCATCACGCATCGCCACCGAAACAGGGCGCCGCCTTCCGATCGCGACGTTGATCGTCCTGGCCTCTATCGGATTTGTGCTTGTTGCGATGGAGACCATGCCGGCCGGCCTGCTGCCCGTGATTGCGACGGGGCTGCGCGTCAGCGAAGGAACCGTCGGACTCTTTGTCAGCATGTATGCCCTTGGCACGGTCATTGTCACCATTCCAGCGATTTCCGTGACCCGGGCGATGCGGCGGAAGCCTTTGCTGCTCGCGTCCGTCGCGGGCCTGGCCCTGGCCAACAGCGCCACCGCGATCAGCAGCGACGTGACTCTGTTGCTCATCTCACGCTTCGTCGCGGGCGCCTTCTCCGGGATCATCTGGGGGATGCTTGCCGCCTACGGGCGCAAGATAAGTCCGCCCCGCCACGCGGGCCTCGCCCTGTCGATTGTTTCCACCGGCGCACCTGTGGGCTTCGCGCTCGGGACGCCGCTGGGTTCATGGCTCGGAGCCACTTTCAATTGGAGATTGCCCTTTGTCGGTCTCACGGTGGTCGCCCTGCTCGCCGGGGTGTTCATCGCGCTGGTTTCCCCGGATGCCGAAGGCCAACGCGGGAAGTCCCGGCTTCCCGTAGCGCGCGTGTTCCGGATCCCCGGGGTGGCAACAATCCTGGCCGTCATCTTCACGTGGATGCTTGCCCACAACACCATCTACACCTACATCGCTCCCTACTTGCGTGCGGCGGGCAGCGGGCTCACCCCCGATGTCCAACTCTTCATCTTCGGGGTGTCCTCCATTGCCGGAATCGCCGTCACGGGGGCATTTCTCGATCGGCACCCGCGCCCCCTGCTGCACGGCAGCGTTGCCGTGTTCATTGCCGCAGGCTTCGTGCTCCTCTTCGGCCACGCATCACCTCCCGCAATCATTATCGCCACCGTCCTGTGGGGTCTTACCTTCGGCGGGGCGGCCGCACAGCTCCAGGCCGCGCTGACGAGCGCGGGAGGGCAGGACTCGGATGTCGCAAATTCCTTCCTTCCGGTGGCCTTCAATATTGCGATCTTCGTGGCCGGCATTCTCGGCGCCGCGCTGCTGACCCGGTTTGACGGGCTTGTCCTGCCGGTCGTCATGATCGGCTGTGGAGCGATCACGTTCTTGTTGACGATCTACGGGCGCCGCTCGGCCTTCCCCTCCCGGCTCTAGTGCCGCCACGTGCCACGGCGGTCCGGAAATCCCGCAGCTTTGGGGGTGTTGCGGACTTGGATTCGCGATTTTCATTACTGATCGTGCATATCCGTTCATGATGCAAGATCAATGTATTCACCACCCATGACCCCCTTATATAGTGAAAAACGCCGCGCAAAGGGCGTCGTGTGTCATTCACACGGCGTTTTGTGCACTTGCACTAGGAAATGAACTTTCGAGTGTGATTGCCACAATCGCGAACCGGTGGAGCCACAGTTTCTCCACCGGCCCCTCGGGTGGCAGCGATCCATCACTGGTTTTCGGGAATCCCGTCCCGGAAGCCCAAGGGCCAGCGTCGTCCCCGTCCACGCTCGACCAGGGGAAGGACTTCACCGTCATGACTCGATCTTCACAACCGCCCGCCACCACCCGCGATGCCGCCGGTGCACCCTCGGCAGAGGTGGTTTCACCCTTTACCCGCTTTGCGTCCATGCCGGCCCAGGCCGGCCTGTACCGCCCGGAAGCCGAGAAGGACGCCTGCGGCCTGGCCATCGTGGCCACCCTGCGCGGCACGCCCGGACACGACATTGTCCAGCAGGCCCTGGTGGCCCTGCGCAACCTCGAACACCGCGGCGCCGTCGGTGCCGACGAGGGAACCGGCGACGGCGCCGGCATCCTGACCCAGGTCCCCGACGAGTTCTTCCGCGCCGTGACGGGCTTTGAGCTGCCCGCGGAGGGCAACTACGCCGTGGGAACCGCGTTCCTGCCCACCGAAGCCAGGGAACTGGCCGCCACGAAGGCGGGGCTGGAATCGCTCGCCGAACGTGAAGGCCTCACCGTCCTGGGCTGGCGCGAGGTGCCCGTCGTCGCCGAACTGGTCGGAGCCAGCGCCCGCGACTGCATGCCGCACTTCAGCCAGCTGTTCGTCGCCATTGACGGCCCGGCCGCGGAACTGTCCCGCCGCGAGGTCAACGCCCTCGATGCGAAGGCCTTCCGCCTGCGCAAGCGCGCCCAGCACAAGTTCGGCGTGTACTTCCCATCCCTGTCCTCCAAGACCATTGTGTACAAGGGCATGCTGACCACGGCCCAGGTGGAACCGTTCTACCCGGACCTCTCCGACGCCCGCTTCAAGACCCGCCTCGCGATCGTGCACTCGCGCTTCTCCACCAACACCTTCCCGTCCTGGCCGCTGGCCCAGCCGTTCCGTGCCATCGCCCACAACGGCGAGATCAACACGGTCAAGGGCAACCGGAACTGGATGCGCGCCCGCCAGTCCACGCTCTCGCACAAGCTGCTGGGCGATTCACCCGAGGAACTGTTCCCGATCTGCACGCCGGGAGCCTCCGACTCGGCATCCTTCGACGAGGTGGCCGAGCTCCTGTGGCTCTCCGGCCGCCCCATCACCGAGGCCATCATGATGATGATCCCGGAGGCCTGGGAAAACCACGCCACGATGGACCCCGACCGCAAGGCCTTCTACGAGTACCACTCGCTCATGATGGAACCGTGGGACGGCCCGGCCGCCGTGTCCTTCACCGACGGCACCCAGGTGGGCGCCACCCTGGACCGCAACGGACTGCGCCCCTGCCGTTACTGGGTCACCGACGACGGCCTGGTCGTCTTCGCCTCCGAGGTAGGCGTGCTGGAGATCGCCCCGGAAAAGATCGTCGAGAAGGGCCGCGTTGCCCCCGGCAAGATGTTCGTCGTCGACACAGAGAACGGCCGCCTCATCCGCGACGAGGAAGTCAAGTCCCAGCTGGCCGCGGCCAACCCCTGGGCCGACTGGGTCAAGGAAAACACGATCCGCCTCGCCGAGCTGCCCGAGCGTGAGCACGTGGTCCACACGAGCGCCTCCGTGGTCCACCGCCAGCGCACGTTTGGCTACACCACCGAGGAACTGAAGATCCTGCTCGGCCCCATGGCCCAGACCGGCGGCGAGCCGCTGGGCGCCATGGGCACCGACACTCCCGTCGCCGTGCTGTCCAAGCGGCCCCGGTTGCTGTTCGACTACTTCGTGCAGTCCTTCGCCCAGGTGACCAACCCGCCGCTGGACGCCATCCGCGAGGAACTCGTCACCTCCCTCAACACGACCATCGGCCCGCAGGGAAACCTGCTCTCGCGTGCCAAGGTGCGCATGCCGCAGGTGGCCCTGACGTTCCCCGTCATCAACAATGACGAGCTGGCGAAGATCGCCAACATCGAAACCCCCGCCGCCGCGGATGGCACGGGCGGAGAGCTCATCGCCATGAAGGTGCGCGGGTTGTACAAGTTCGACGGCGGCGAGGCAGCCCTGCGCTCCCGCCTCACCGAAATCTGTGAGCAGGTTTCCGGCGCCATCAACCGCGGCGTGCAGTACGTGGTGCTCTCGGACCGGGATTCCTCGGCCGCCTGGGCGCCCATCCCGTCCCTGCTGTTGCTCAGCGCCGTCCACCACCACCTGCTGCGCAGCGCCAACCGCACCAAGATCTCCCTGGTGGTGGAGGCCGGCGACGTCCGCGAGGTCCACCACGTGGCCGTGCTGATCGGCTTCGGCGCCGCCGCAGTCAACCCCTACCTGGCCATGGAATCCGTTGAGGAACTCATCCGCAACGGCGACGTCACCGGCGTCACGCCCGAACAGGGTGTTGCACACCTGATCAAGGGCCTGGGCAAGGGCGTATTGAAGATCATGTCCAAGATGGGCATCTCCACGGTGGCCTCCTACTGCGGCGCCCAGACCTTCGAGGCGCTGGGCCTGTCGCAGAAGCTTGTCAATGAATACTTCACCGGCACCGTCTCCCAGCTCGGCGGCGTCGGCCTCGACGTCATCGCCAAGGAGGTGGCGGCCCGGCACACGCTGGCCTACCCGGTGGACGGCGTCGACGTCCCGCACCGCCCCCTCCAGGGCGGCGGCGAATACCAGTGGCGCCGCGACGGTGAACCGCACCTGTTCAACCCGGACACCGTGTTCCGCCTGCAGCACGCCACCCGCGAACGCCGCTACGACATCTTCAAGAAGTACACGCAGGGCATCGACGACCAGTCGAACAAGCTGATGACCTTCCGCGGCCTGCTGGAATTCAGGAACGGTGTCCGCCCGTCCGTGCCGCTGGAGGAGGTGGAGTCGGTCAGCTCCATCGTCAAGCGATTCTCCACGGGTGCCATGAGCTATGGCTCCATCTCCCAGGAGGCGCACGAGACCCTGGCCATCGCCATGAACCGTTTGGGCGCCAAGTCCAACACGGGGGAGGGCGGCGAAGACGTGGACCGCCTGCTGGATCCGGAGCGCCGCTCCGCCATCAAGCAGGTCGCCTCGGGCCGCTTCGGCGTCACGAGCCTGTACCTGAGTAACGCGACAGACATCCAGATCAAGATGGCCCAGGGCGCCAAGCCCGGCGAGGGCGGCCAGCTCATGGCCAAGAAGGTCTACCCGTGGATCGCCGAAACCCGGCACTCCACGCCCGGCGTCGGCTTGATCTCCCCGCCGCCGCACCATGACATCTACTCGATCGAGGACCTGGCGCAGCTCATCTACGACTGCAAGCGCGCCAACCCGTCAGCCCGGGTGCACGTCAAGCTCGTCTCCGAAATGGGGATCGGCACGGTGGCGGCCGGCGTGACCAAGGCCAAGGCCGACGTCGTCCTGGTTTCCGGGCACGACGGCGGCACCGGCGCCAGCCCGCTGAACTCGCTCAAGCACGCCGGCATGCCGTGGGAGCTCGGCCTGGCCGAGGCCCAGCAGACGCTGCGCCTGAACGGGCTGCGTGACCGCGTGGTGGTGCAGGTGGACGGTCAGTTGAAGACCGGCCGCGACGTGGTGGTCGCCGCACTGCTTGGCGCCGAGGAATATGGTTTCGCGACGGCGCCGCTGGTGGTATCCGGCTGCGTCATGATGCGCGTCTGCCACCTGGACACCTGCCCCGTGGGTGTCGCCACGCAGAACCCGGAGCTGCGCAAGCGGTTCAGTGGCAAGCCCGAATTCGTGGTGAACTTCTTTGAGTTCCTGGCCGAGGAGGTCCGCGAGATCCTCGCCGAACTCGGGTTCCGTACGCTCGAGGAGGCCATTGGCCAGGCCGGCGTGCTGGATGTCCGCAAGGCCGTGGACCACTGGAAGACCGAGGGCCTGGACCTGAGCCCCATCATTTCCGACGCCGGGGTGGCCGCCGGGACGCCGGTGCGCAACACCACCACGCAAAACCATGAGCTGGAGAAGCACTTCGACCAGCAGCTGATCAGCATGAGCGCCGAGGCGCTCAGCGACCGCGCCCCGGTGCGGATCAGCGTGCCCGTGGTCAACACGGACCGTTCCGTGGGCACCCTGCTCGGCTACAACGTCACCAAGACGTTCGGCATCGACGTCCTGGGCCCGGACACGATCGACGTGACGCTGACCGGACAAGCCGGGCAGTCGCTCGGCGCGTTCCTGCCGGCCGGCATCACGTTGCGGCTCTTCGGCGACGCCAACGACTACGTGGGCAAGGGCCTCTCCGGAGGACGCATCACGGTGCAGCCGGACCGGGCCAACACGTTCACCGCGGCGGATAACGTCATTGCCGGCAACGTGATCGGCTACGGCGCCACGAGCGGTGAAATGTTCCTGCGCGGCCAGGTGGGCGAACGCTTCCTGGTGCGCAACTCCGGCGCCACGGCCGTCGTCGAAGGCATCGGCGACCACGGCTGTGAATACATGACCGGCGGCCGGGCCCTGATCCTGGGCTCCGTGGGACGCAACTTTGGTGCCGGCATGTCCGGCGGCACGGCGTATGTGCTGGACCTTGCAGCCAGCAGCGTCAACAAGCAGGCGCTCGAATCGGGCGAGCTGTCCCTCTTGCCACTCGACGACGGCGACACGGACCTGGTCCGTACGCTCCTGGCGCGGCACCAGGAGGAGACGGGCTCGGCCGTGGCGCAAGCCCTGCTGGAGAACTTCCCGGCGACCGTGGCGCGCCTGACCAAGGTGCTCCCGCGCGACTATGCAGCAGTTTTGGAAACCCGCTTGGCAGCAGCCGAGCTGGGCGAGGACCCGGACGGCGACACCGTCTGGCAGAAAATCCTGGAGGTGACCGGTGGCTGATCCCCGCGGTTTTTTGAAGACACGTGAACGCATCACCCAGACCCGGCGGCCCGTCCCGGTCCGCATCATGGACTGGAAGGAAGTGTACGAGGCGCAGCAGAAGGGCGTGCTGAAGTCGCAGGCCGGTCGTTGCATGGACTGCGGCGTGCCGTTCTGCCACCAGGGCTGTCCCTTGGGCAACCTGATCCCGGAGTGGAACGACCTCACCTGGCGCGACAAGGGCCAGGAGGCCATTGAGCGCCTGCACGCCACCAACAACTTCCCCGAATTCACCGGCCGGCTCTGCCCGGCACCGTGCGAAAGCGCCTGCGTGCTGAGCATCAACCAGCCCGCGGTGACCATCAAGCAGGTCGAGGTCTCCATCATCGACGAGGCGTTCGAGGCCGACTGGGTCCAGCCCCTGCCGCCGGCCCGCCTGACCGGCAAGACCGTCGCCGTTGTCGGCTCCGGCCCCGCCGGCCTGGCCGTGGCCCAGCAGCTGACCCGCACCGGACACACCGTGGCCGTGTATGAACGCGACGACCGGATCGGCGGCCTGCTGCGGTACGGCATCCCCGACTTCAAGTTGGAGAAGGAAAAGCTCGACCGCCGCCTGGAGCAGATGACGGCCGAGGGCACCCGCTTCCGCACCGGCGTCGAGGTCGGCAAGGACATTGGCTGGGAGGAGCTGCGCCGCCGTTACGACGCCGTCGTGGTCACCACGGGCGCCACGGTGCCCCGCGACCTGCCCATCCCGGGCCGGGCCCTGACCGGCGTCCATTTCGCCATGGAGTACCTGGTCCAGGCCAACAAGGTGGTCGCCGGGGACGTCGTGGACGGGCAGATCAACGCCAAGGGCAAGCACGTGGTGATCCTGGGCGGCGGCGATACCGGTGCCGACTGCCTGGGCACGGCCCACCGCCAGGAAGCGGCATCGGTCACCACCCTGGCCATCGGCAAGCAGCCCCCCATGGAGCGCACGGCCAACCAGCCGTGGCCCACCTTCCCGAACCTGTTCGAGGTGGCCAGCGCCCACGAGGAAGGCGGAGAGCGCAGCTACCTGGCCTCCACCGTCGAGTTCCTGGGCGACAACGGCGTGCTGACCGGGTTGAAGATCGCCGAAACCGAGTACCTGGACGGCCGGCGCGTGCCCCGGGAGGGCACCGAGCGGATCATCCCGGCGGACCTGGTGTTCCTGTCGCTGGGCTTCACCGGCCCGGAGACCGCGGAGCTGACGCACCAGTTGCCCGTGGAATTGGATGCCCGTTCCAACGTGAACCGTGACGGGTATTACATGACCAGCCGCCCGGGCGTGTTTGCCGCGGGGGATGCCGGACGCGGGCAATCGTTGATCGTGTGGGCCATCGCCGAGGGGCGCGCCTGCGCCGCCGCGGTGGACAAGTACCTGATGGGGGAGACCAACCTGGATGCGCCCGTCTCACCCAGTGACTCGGCTATCAGTGTGATGTAACAACGCGCTAGGCTGGAGGCGGGATCCAAGATTTTAATGTCAACCACACCAATAGGTAGGTAAATTGAGACGCGCAAAAATTGTGGCCACTTTCGGGCCGGCCATCGCCAGCTACGAGAACACACTTGCCGTACTGGACGCGGGCGTAAACGTTGCCCGCATGAACATGAGCCACGGCGATTACACCGTGCACCAGAACACCTTTGACAACGTGCGCAAGGCTGCTGCCGAACTCGGCAAGCCCGTCGCCATCATGGCCGACCTCCAGGGTCCGAAGATCCGCCTGGGCCGCTTCGCCAATGGCACCGGCTACGACCTGGCCGTTGGCGATGTCTTCACGATCACCACCGAAGACGTTCCCGGCACCAAGGACATTTGCTCCACGACCCTGAAGTCGCTGACCGAAGACGTCAAGCCCGGCGATGTCCTGCTGATCGACGACGGCAAGGTGTCCGTTCGCGCCACCGCCGTTGACGACGTCAAGGTGGTCACCGAGGTCATCGTTCCCGGAAAGGTGTCCAACAACAAGGGCATCAACCTGCCCGGCGTGGCCGTCAACGTGCCCGCGCTGAGCGAAAAAGACGAGGACGATCTCCGCTGGGCACTTGAGTGCGGCGTGGACCTGGTTGCCCTCTCCTTCGTCCGCGATGCCGTGGACATCAAGCGCGTGCACGAGATCATGGACGAGGCCGGGCGCCGCGTGCCCGTGATCGCCAAGATCGAGAAGCCGCAGGCCGTGGACAACCTCGAAGCCATCGTCGACGCGTTTGACGCGATCATGGTGGCCCGTGGCGACCTGGGTGTCGAGCTGCCGCTCGAAGACGTGCCGCTGGTGCAGAAGCGCTGTGTTGAAATGGCACGCCGCTGGGCCAAGCCGGTCATCGTCGCCACGCAGGTGCTCGAATCCATGATCGAAAACCCGCGCCCCACGCGCGCCGAGGCTTCCGACTGCGCCAATGCCGTGCTCGACGGCGCGGATGCAGTCATGCTCTCCGGCGAGACCAGCGTTGGTGCGTTCCCGATCGAGACCGTCAAGACGATGGCCCGCATCATCGAGGCCACCGAGAAGGACGGCC
Proteins encoded in this window:
- the gltB gene encoding glutamate synthase large subunit, whose protein sequence is MPAQAGLYRPEAEKDACGLAIVATLRGTPGHDIVQQALVALRNLEHRGAVGADEGTGDGAGILTQVPDEFFRAVTGFELPAEGNYAVGTAFLPTEARELAATKAGLESLAEREGLTVLGWREVPVVAELVGASARDCMPHFSQLFVAIDGPAAELSRREVNALDAKAFRLRKRAQHKFGVYFPSLSSKTIVYKGMLTTAQVEPFYPDLSDARFKTRLAIVHSRFSTNTFPSWPLAQPFRAIAHNGEINTVKGNRNWMRARQSTLSHKLLGDSPEELFPICTPGASDSASFDEVAELLWLSGRPITEAIMMMIPEAWENHATMDPDRKAFYEYHSLMMEPWDGPAAVSFTDGTQVGATLDRNGLRPCRYWVTDDGLVVFASEVGVLEIAPEKIVEKGRVAPGKMFVVDTENGRLIRDEEVKSQLAAANPWADWVKENTIRLAELPEREHVVHTSASVVHRQRTFGYTTEELKILLGPMAQTGGEPLGAMGTDTPVAVLSKRPRLLFDYFVQSFAQVTNPPLDAIREELVTSLNTTIGPQGNLLSRAKVRMPQVALTFPVINNDELAKIANIETPAAADGTGGELIAMKVRGLYKFDGGEAALRSRLTEICEQVSGAINRGVQYVVLSDRDSSAAWAPIPSLLLLSAVHHHLLRSANRTKISLVVEAGDVREVHHVAVLIGFGAAAVNPYLAMESVEELIRNGDVTGVTPEQGVAHLIKGLGKGVLKIMSKMGISTVASYCGAQTFEALGLSQKLVNEYFTGTVSQLGGVGLDVIAKEVAARHTLAYPVDGVDVPHRPLQGGGEYQWRRDGEPHLFNPDTVFRLQHATRERRYDIFKKYTQGIDDQSNKLMTFRGLLEFRNGVRPSVPLEEVESVSSIVKRFSTGAMSYGSISQEAHETLAIAMNRLGAKSNTGEGGEDVDRLLDPERRSAIKQVASGRFGVTSLYLSNATDIQIKMAQGAKPGEGGQLMAKKVYPWIAETRHSTPGVGLISPPPHHDIYSIEDLAQLIYDCKRANPSARVHVKLVSEMGIGTVAAGVTKAKADVVLVSGHDGGTGASPLNSLKHAGMPWELGLAEAQQTLRLNGLRDRVVVQVDGQLKTGRDVVVAALLGAEEYGFATAPLVVSGCVMMRVCHLDTCPVGVATQNPELRKRFSGKPEFVVNFFEFLAEEVREILAELGFRTLEEAIGQAGVLDVRKAVDHWKTEGLDLSPIISDAGVAAGTPVRNTTTQNHELEKHFDQQLISMSAEALSDRAPVRISVPVVNTDRSVGTLLGYNVTKTFGIDVLGPDTIDVTLTGQAGQSLGAFLPAGITLRLFGDANDYVGKGLSGGRITVQPDRANTFTAADNVIAGNVIGYGATSGEMFLRGQVGERFLVRNSGATAVVEGIGDHGCEYMTGGRALILGSVGRNFGAGMSGGTAYVLDLAASSVNKQALESGELSLLPLDDGDTDLVRTLLARHQEETGSAVAQALLENFPATVARLTKVLPRDYAAVLETRLAAAELGEDPDGDTVWQKILEVTGG
- a CDS encoding helix-turn-helix transcriptional regulator; this encodes MNTQSEVRAFLMSRRAKVTPEMAGLPPGSNRRVAGLRRIEVAVLAGVSVEYYAKLERGAIAGASSSVLDAIARALQLTDTERTHLYDLARAADGAPFSGRQRRRASKNAVNRPSLQWALDTITNGIAFVRDHQQNLLATNELGRAFYSPVIGDSGRTPNLARFQFLDPASRDFYPDWELFAGMCVAIMRAEAGRDPNDKGLQDLVGELSTRSDTFRKLWGAHDVRRHGTGTKRFNHPVVGELTLAYEELAITADPGLVFMIYTAEPGSPSAERLQLLASWAATGAIAT
- a CDS encoding glutamate synthase subunit beta produces the protein MADPRGFLKTRERITQTRRPVPVRIMDWKEVYEAQQKGVLKSQAGRCMDCGVPFCHQGCPLGNLIPEWNDLTWRDKGQEAIERLHATNNFPEFTGRLCPAPCESACVLSINQPAVTIKQVEVSIIDEAFEADWVQPLPPARLTGKTVAVVGSGPAGLAVAQQLTRTGHTVAVYERDDRIGGLLRYGIPDFKLEKEKLDRRLEQMTAEGTRFRTGVEVGKDIGWEELRRRYDAVVVTTGATVPRDLPIPGRALTGVHFAMEYLVQANKVVAGDVVDGQINAKGKHVVILGGGDTGADCLGTAHRQEAASVTTLAIGKQPPMERTANQPWPTFPNLFEVASAHEEGGERSYLASTVEFLGDNGVLTGLKIAETEYLDGRRVPREGTERIIPADLVFLSLGFTGPETAELTHQLPVELDARSNVNRDGYYMTSRPGVFAAGDAGRGQSLIVWAIAEGRACAAAVDKYLMGETNLDAPVSPSDSAISVM
- a CDS encoding MFS transporter, which codes for METVTHAPSRIATETGRRLPIATLIVLASIGFVLVAMETMPAGLLPVIATGLRVSEGTVGLFVSMYALGTVIVTIPAISVTRAMRRKPLLLASVAGLALANSATAISSDVTLLLISRFVAGAFSGIIWGMLAAYGRKISPPRHAGLALSIVSTGAPVGFALGTPLGSWLGATFNWRLPFVGLTVVALLAGVFIALVSPDAEGQRGKSRLPVARVFRIPGVATILAVIFTWMLAHNTIYTYIAPYLRAAGSGLTPDVQLFIFGVSSIAGIAVTGAFLDRHPRPLLHGSVAVFIAAGFVLLFGHASPPAIIIATVLWGLTFGGAAAQLQAALTSAGGQDSDVANSFLPVAFNIAIFVAGILGAALLTRFDGLVLPVVMIGCGAITFLLTIYGRRSAFPSRL
- the pyk gene encoding pyruvate kinase: MRRAKIVATFGPAIASYENTLAVLDAGVNVARMNMSHGDYTVHQNTFDNVRKAAAELGKPVAIMADLQGPKIRLGRFANGTGYDLAVGDVFTITTEDVPGTKDICSTTLKSLTEDVKPGDVLLIDDGKVSVRATAVDDVKVVTEVIVPGKVSNNKGINLPGVAVNVPALSEKDEDDLRWALECGVDLVALSFVRDAVDIKRVHEIMDEAGRRVPVIAKIEKPQAVDNLEAIVDAFDAIMVARGDLGVELPLEDVPLVQKRCVEMARRWAKPVIVATQVLESMIENPRPTRAEASDCANAVLDGADAVMLSGETSVGAFPIETVKTMARIIEATEKDGLKRIPSLGSEPRTRGGVITAAAVQIADQLDAKFIATFTQSGDSARRLSRLRPSKQVFAFTPVEQVRNQLALTWGIEPVLVPMVAHTDAMTEQVDHTLLEKGLVEVGDMVVIAAGSPPGQAGSTNLVKAHKVGDLSDIGKDAAGVPLNKEKVGPWPTA